In the Theobroma cacao cultivar B97-61/B2 chromosome 1, Criollo_cocoa_genome_V2, whole genome shotgun sequence genome, one interval contains:
- the LOC18612366 gene encoding zinc finger CCCH domain-containing protein 3, whose translation MPDNRQVQNNAVSNQSADNIEEAILRLKINDNNQEVGFSKSTAYPDRPGEPDCSYYLRTGLCGYGTNCRFNHPTYAAQGGQYREELPERVGQPDCGYFLKTGTCKYGPTCKYHHPKDRNGAGPVTFNIVGLPMRQDEKPCPYYMRTGSCKFGVACKFHHPQPPSASAGLPVNGPVSSSILPPSGVPYAGGLPTWSLPRAPYVSGPRLQGPQSYMPVVVSPSQSIIPAHGWSTYMGNMSSVSSTGILGSNFAYNSMNPAESGSSGQVFLSSTSASNFPERPDQPECRYYMNTGTCKYGSDCKYHHPKERIANSAVNNIGPLGLPSRPGQAVCSSYTMYGLCKYGPTCRFDHPYVGYPYNYGLSLPLSVFDTSLLTYQRISPTAHTSEAPLSSKLPDWARNTDSVSKKHQNLETKNSDDPPEQAASPPHSLQSSSKASHD comes from the exons ATGCCGGATAATCGGCAAGTTCAGAACAATGCTGTGTCGAATCAATCAGCTGATAACATTGAAG AAGCAATTTTGCGGTtgaaaattaatgataataatcAAGAGGTGGGTTTTTCTAAGTCAACCGCGTACCCTGATCGTCCTGGTGAACCGGATTgttcttattatttaaggaCTGGATTATGTGGTTATGGAACTAACTGTCGATTCAATCATCCGACTTATGCTGCCCAG GGTGGCCAATATAGAGAAGAACTCCCTGAGAGAGTTGGACAGCCAGACTGTGGG TACTTTCTAAAGACAGGAACTTGCAAATATGGACCAACATGtaaatatcatcatccaaaGGACAGGAATGGTGCTGGACCTGTTACATTTAACATTGTTGGTCTTCCCATGCGTCAg GATGAAAAACCATGTCCTTATTACATGCGCACTGGATCATGCAAGTTTGGAGTTGCATGCAAGTTCCATCATCCCCAGCCTCCATCAGCTAGTGCTGGCTTACCTGTAAATGGACCTGTGTCATCATCAATTTTGCCACCATCAGGTGTACCATATGCTGGTGGATTACCCACTTGGTCATTACCTCGGGCACCGTATGTTTCTGGCCCACGTTTACAAGGTCCCCAAAGCTACATGCCTGTTGTTGTTTCTCCTTCCCAAAGCATAATACCTGCGCATGGCTGGAGCACCTACATG GGAAATATGAGCTCTGTATCTTCTACTGGTATTCTTGGATCCAATTTTGCTTACAACTCAATGAATCCCGCTGAGTCAGGTTCTAGTGGACAGGTGTTCTTGTCATCAACATCTGCTTCAAATTTCCCTGAAAGACCTGATCAACCAGAATGTCGGTATTATATGAACACCGGTACTTGCAAATACGGATCTGATTGCAAGTACCATCATCCGAAGGAAAGGATTGCAAATTCTGCGGTAAATAATATCGGCCCACTGGGGCTTCCTTCAAGACCT GGGCAAGCTGTATGTTCTAGCTACACTATGTATGGGCTCTGCAAATATGGTCCAACTTGCAGATTTGATCACCCTTATGTGGGATATCCTTACAATTATGGCCTAAGCCTGCCTTTATCTGTGTTTGATACGTCTCTCCTAACATATCAAAGAATATCACCAACAGCCCATACGTCTGAAGCTCCCCTGTCATCAAAGCTTCCTGATTGGGCACGGAATACTGATTCTGTGAGCAAGAAACATCAGAACTTGGAGACGAAGAATTCAGATGATCCACCTGAACAGGCTGCTTCTCCACCACATTCTTTGCAGAGTTCTTCAAAAGCCTCACATGATTAA
- the LOC18612367 gene encoding uncharacterized protein LOC18612367, with amino-acid sequence MHRLRSRGTSLLGSMAVPHLKRKALNSWAAVQDTYFSTKDTFERHKVVFTVGTSIASVATAWFGYSLRHYHETKVDQRLESIEKAMQNNYHLEHTDIKKLVDPGPSKTAAWVATAGTALVVGYGLGWRGGTWYANRKFRKEQLKLLGQIKPKRWELLGQIKPRGWQLRFLKSSARSRGPESTLKASEKMLKNAPASCNSVEANQSC; translated from the exons ATGCATCGATTAAGAAGCAGAGGCACCTCGCTTCTAGGTTCTATGGCAGTTCCCCACTTGAAGAGAAAAGCCCTTAATTCTTGGGCTGCTGTTCAAGATACCTACTTCTCCACCAAG GATACATTTGAGAGGCATAAGGTGGTATTTACAGTAGGAACTTCTATAGCTTCAGTTGCTACAGCATGGTTTG GGTACTCTTTACGGCATTATCATGAAACAAAAGTTGATCAAAGGCTTGAATCAATTGAGAAAGCT ATGCAAAACAATTATCATCTTGAGCACACAGACATCAAAAAACTTGTTGACCCAGGGCCTTCCAAGACTGCTGCTTGGGTTGCAACGGCTGGAACTGCTCTTGTTGTTGG ATATGGCTTGGGTTGGCGAGGTGGAACATGGTATGCAAATAGAAAGTTCAGAAAGGAGCAGTTGAAACTACTAGGGCAGATAAAACCTAAAAGATGGGAATTGCTGGGACAAATAAAACCTAGAGGGTGGCAACTCCGGTTCCTTAAATCATCAGCAAGATCCCGAGGGCCAGAAAGTACATTGAAAGCATCTGAAAAGATGCTAAAGAATGCTCCTGCCTCGTGCAATTCTGTGGAAGCCAATCAATCATGTTAA